In one Euzebya tangerina genomic region, the following are encoded:
- a CDS encoding glycosyltransferase family 4 protein: MDPQLMDHLIVAGASFVAVVLATPAVKRLAFAIGAVKRPGERDIHDRATPEIGGLAILFGVVIALLAATRLDAFDELFRTTSEPESVVLAAAVITLVGLIDDTRSLGPGGKLAGQVLAAGVLVLFGLTINFVYIPFGDGGIFSLAPDAAALLTIVAVVAMINAVNLIDGLDGLAAGIVAIAAAALFVYTQFVPQGQVVVTPTIASASLVLAAIIGACFGFLVFNTHPASIFMGDTGSMLLGLLLAAAGVSAIGNTAEPTRSDFFVVSIPVLIPALVLALPFLDIALAIIRRLVSGQGIATPDRKHLHHRMVEIGNSQRQAVILLYIWSALLAVVVVGPAMTDTTWPFTVAGVGAVVLVLWTLGLALRRRLTDARAEQERRAVEDGSNIRRHPGFHRPGDSPGHPS; the protein is encoded by the coding sequence ATGGACCCCCAACTCATGGATCACCTGATCGTGGCGGGCGCGAGCTTCGTCGCGGTCGTGCTGGCGACCCCCGCCGTGAAGCGCCTGGCCTTCGCCATCGGTGCCGTGAAGCGCCCCGGCGAGCGAGACATCCACGATCGCGCCACCCCTGAGATCGGTGGGCTGGCCATCCTCTTCGGTGTCGTCATCGCCCTGCTGGCCGCGACCCGCCTGGATGCCTTCGACGAGCTCTTCCGCACCACCTCCGAGCCCGAGAGCGTGGTCCTCGCCGCCGCCGTCATCACTCTGGTCGGGCTGATCGACGACACCCGCTCGCTCGGCCCGGGTGGCAAGCTCGCCGGCCAGGTCCTCGCCGCCGGGGTCCTGGTCCTGTTCGGCCTGACGATCAACTTCGTCTACATCCCCTTCGGCGACGGCGGGATCTTCTCCCTCGCGCCCGACGCCGCCGCCCTCCTGACCATCGTGGCGGTGGTGGCGATGATCAACGCCGTGAACCTGATCGACGGCCTGGACGGCCTGGCCGCCGGGATCGTCGCCATCGCCGCCGCCGCGCTTTTCGTCTACACCCAGTTCGTCCCGCAGGGCCAGGTGGTGGTCACCCCGACCATCGCCTCCGCCAGCCTGGTCCTGGCCGCCATCATCGGGGCGTGCTTCGGATTCCTGGTGTTCAACACCCACCCGGCCTCCATCTTCATGGGCGACACCGGCTCGATGCTGCTCGGCCTGCTGCTCGCTGCCGCCGGGGTCAGCGCCATCGGCAACACCGCCGAACCGACGCGCAGCGACTTCTTCGTCGTCTCCATCCCCGTCCTGATCCCCGCCCTCGTCCTGGCGCTCCCCTTCCTCGACATCGCCCTGGCGATCATCCGCCGGTTGGTCAGCGGCCAGGGCATCGCCACCCCTGATCGCAAGCACCTGCACCACCGCATGGTGGAGATCGGCAACTCCCAGCGACAAGCCGTCATCCTGCTCTACATCTGGTCAGCCCTGCTCGCCGTGGTCGTCGTCGGTCCGGCGATGACGGACACGACCTGGCCGTTCACCGTGGCCGGGGTCGGCGCCGTCGTCCTGGTCCTCTGGACGCTGGGTCTGGCGTTGCGACGACGGCTGACCGACGCTCGCGCCGAGCAGGAGCGTCGCGCCGTGGAGGACGGGTCCAACATCCGGCGCCACCCGGGCTTCCACCGGCCGGGAGATTCCCCAGGCCACCCCTCGTGA
- the glyA gene encoding serine hydroxymethyltransferase, producing the protein MTYYGPSWDQLAAQDPEVAEALTSELTRQRTHLQLIASENLTSPAVLAAQGSVLTNKYAEGYPGRRYYGGCEFVDVTETLAIERAKQLFGADHANVQPHSGASANMAAMFALGVEHGDTVLAMSLPHGGHLTHGSKVNFSGKWFDIAAYGVREDTELIDLDEVRSLALEQRPKLIIAGATAYPRDWDFEGFRAIADEVGAKLMVDAAHFIGLVAGGAHRSPIPFADATTFTTHKTLRGPRGGTILSTEEHAKAIDKAVFPMMQGGPLEHVVAGKAVAFKEAMAPTFADYAASVVANARALAEGLSQQGVRIVSGGTDIHYLLADLQSLDITGTEAEERCDAAGITLNKNAIPYDPRPPMVASGIRVGTAAATTVGMGTEEMAQIASLIVRVLRDASEVDTVKKEVAELSAAFPAYPDPTT; encoded by the coding sequence ATGACCTACTACGGCCCGAGCTGGGACCAACTTGCCGCGCAGGACCCCGAGGTTGCGGAGGCGCTCACCAGTGAGCTGACCCGCCAACGCACGCACCTGCAGCTGATCGCGTCGGAGAACCTGACGTCGCCGGCGGTGCTCGCCGCGCAGGGCAGCGTCCTCACCAACAAGTACGCCGAGGGATACCCCGGTCGGCGCTACTACGGCGGCTGCGAGTTCGTCGACGTGACCGAGACGCTAGCCATCGAGCGCGCCAAGCAGCTCTTCGGGGCCGACCACGCCAACGTCCAGCCGCACTCGGGCGCCTCGGCCAACATGGCCGCCATGTTCGCGCTGGGTGTCGAGCACGGCGACACGGTCCTCGCGATGTCACTGCCGCACGGTGGGCACCTGACGCACGGCTCGAAGGTCAACTTCAGTGGCAAGTGGTTCGACATCGCGGCCTACGGGGTGCGTGAGGACACCGAACTGATCGACCTGGACGAGGTCCGTTCGCTCGCGCTCGAGCAGCGGCCGAAGCTGATCATCGCGGGTGCCACTGCCTATCCGCGGGACTGGGACTTCGAGGGCTTCCGGGCCATCGCCGATGAGGTCGGCGCCAAGCTGATGGTTGACGCAGCCCACTTCATCGGTCTGGTCGCCGGTGGAGCCCACCGCTCGCCGATCCCCTTCGCGGATGCGACGACCTTCACGACGCACAAGACCCTCCGTGGCCCGCGGGGTGGCACGATCCTGTCGACCGAGGAGCACGCCAAGGCCATCGACAAGGCCGTCTTCCCGATGATGCAGGGTGGGCCGCTGGAGCACGTGGTGGCCGGCAAGGCCGTGGCCTTCAAGGAGGCGATGGCGCCCACGTTCGCCGACTACGCCGCGAGTGTCGTGGCCAATGCTCGGGCCTTGGCGGAGGGCCTGTCGCAGCAGGGCGTCCGGATCGTCTCGGGCGGAACCGACATCCACTACCTGCTGGCCGACCTGCAGTCCCTGGACATCACCGGGACCGAAGCCGAAGAGCGCTGTGACGCAGCCGGGATCACCCTGAACAAGAACGCGATCCCGTACGACCCACGCCCTCCGATGGTGGCCAGCGGCATCCGGGTGGGCACCGCGGCAGCAACCACCGTCGGCATGGGCACCGAGGAGATGGCCCAGATCGCGAGCCTCATCGTCCGGGTCCTCCGCGATGCATCCGAGGTCGACACGGTGAAGAAGGAGGTGGCGGAGCTCTCCGCCGCCTTCCCGGCCTACCCCGACCCGACGACCTGA
- the rpiB gene encoding ribose 5-phosphate isomerase B: MRIAIGADHAGFELKEHLKATIHRLGHEVLDLGTDSTERVDYPLIMAAVGRAVVAGDGDAQTADRGIVLGGSGQGEQIAANKVNGVRAALCNDLYTARMSRAHNDANVLAIGARIVAPALADEILELWLAEPFEGGRHVARIAGIHAIEAQQ; the protein is encoded by the coding sequence ATGCGCATCGCCATCGGAGCCGACCACGCCGGGTTCGAGCTCAAGGAGCACCTGAAGGCCACGATCCACCGCCTGGGTCACGAAGTCCTGGATCTCGGGACGGACTCCACGGAGCGGGTGGACTACCCGCTGATCATGGCCGCTGTCGGGCGGGCGGTCGTCGCCGGTGACGGCGACGCGCAGACAGCGGACCGGGGGATCGTCCTCGGCGGCTCGGGGCAGGGCGAGCAGATCGCAGCGAACAAGGTCAACGGCGTCCGGGCGGCACTGTGCAACGACCTGTACACCGCCCGCATGAGCCGAGCCCACAACGACGCGAACGTCCTCGCGATCGGGGCCAGGATCGTCGCGCCGGCGCTGGCGGACGAGATCCTCGAGCTGTGGCTGGCCGAGCCCTTCGAGGGGGGCCGCCACGTGGCCCGCATCGCCGGCATCCACGCGATCGAGGCGCAGCAGTAG
- a CDS encoding SDR family oxidoreductase produces MSSTVAAGVLRYAAHQRQAHQPDDEEERPVEDPTATPGQDPSSTLAQEAGSPLVGRRVLVTGASSGIGRATAVACLQAGAAVAILARRADRLQELADDFGAHPVVGDVADRSSAGDLIAQSVEALGGLDVLVNCAGIARPGLIEHADPADWAAMFDVNVLGLLAITQAAIPHLQASDGGATIVNISSMSGRRVPSATGGTYAATKFAVHAISESLRQELQPIGIRVTTVSPGFVATEIFEREPDDPTADSATVERYQRLMAAVGMSPADVASAIVHAISAPDSVTTVEIALVPTDQNDGSYAAEVSSE; encoded by the coding sequence ATGTCGAGCACCGTAGCCGCTGGAGTGCTCCGCTACGCTGCCCACCAGCGACAAGCGCACCAGCCGGATGATGAGGAGGAGCGGCCCGTGGAGGACCCGACGGCGACCCCCGGTCAGGATCCGTCCAGCACGCTTGCGCAGGAGGCAGGCTCGCCCCTCGTGGGCCGGCGGGTCCTCGTGACCGGTGCCTCCTCCGGCATCGGACGGGCCACCGCGGTGGCGTGCCTCCAGGCCGGGGCAGCGGTCGCGATCCTCGCTCGCCGGGCCGATCGCCTGCAGGAGCTCGCCGACGACTTCGGCGCCCACCCGGTGGTCGGGGACGTCGCCGACCGGTCCTCGGCCGGGGACCTGATCGCGCAGTCCGTGGAGGCACTCGGCGGACTCGATGTGCTGGTCAACTGCGCAGGGATCGCTCGGCCGGGGCTCATCGAGCACGCCGATCCGGCCGACTGGGCGGCGATGTTCGACGTCAACGTCCTCGGCCTGCTGGCCATCACCCAGGCCGCGATCCCGCACCTCCAGGCGTCCGACGGCGGCGCGACGATCGTCAACATCTCCTCGATGTCAGGCCGTCGGGTCCCCAGTGCCACCGGGGGGACGTATGCGGCGACCAAGTTCGCGGTCCACGCGATCTCGGAGTCACTCCGCCAGGAGTTGCAGCCCATCGGCATCCGGGTCACCACCGTCTCCCCCGGGTTCGTCGCGACCGAGATCTTCGAGCGCGAACCTGACGACCCGACGGCCGACAGCGCCACCGTGGAGCGGTACCAGCGGCTGATGGCCGCGGTCGGGATGTCACCAGCCGACGTCGCCTCGGCCATCGTCCACGCCATCAGCGCCCCGGACTCGGTCACGACGGTGGAGATCGCCCTGGTCCCGACCGACCAGAACGATGGTTCCTATGCCGCTGAGGTCTCCTCCGAGTGA
- a CDS encoding L-threonylcarbamoyladenylate synthase, with the protein MSETISLDDPDAAFDEAVAVLRKGSVVVLPVDGVYAVVADAFRPAATQRIFAARRRSRTTPIPVLIRSERQVSGLVSDVPESADRLMAAYWPGDLTLILNAIDGMSWDLGNGKGTVQLRRPVDDFVLRLIGEIGPLACTSANRPDQRRPTTAQDARQQLGVLVPVYLDGGESDGRVSTIVDATGPSLVVHREGVIAGHDIHLVAAGELPWGERPAPPPSVIDSEDSATDSDSASEEGPADGADARSPAGDASDHVGDAPTDSV; encoded by the coding sequence GTGTCCGAGACCATCTCCCTCGACGACCCCGACGCAGCCTTCGACGAGGCGGTGGCGGTCCTCCGCAAGGGGTCGGTGGTCGTGCTCCCGGTCGACGGTGTCTACGCCGTGGTCGCCGACGCCTTCCGGCCGGCCGCAACACAGCGGATCTTCGCGGCGCGACGTCGCTCCCGGACCACGCCCATCCCGGTCCTGATCCGCTCAGAGCGACAGGTGTCCGGGCTGGTCAGTGACGTCCCTGAGAGCGCCGATCGACTGATGGCCGCGTACTGGCCGGGCGACCTCACCCTGATCCTGAACGCCATCGACGGCATGAGTTGGGACCTCGGCAATGGGAAGGGGACGGTGCAACTGCGTCGACCGGTCGACGACTTCGTGCTCCGTCTGATCGGCGAGATCGGGCCGCTGGCCTGCACCTCTGCGAATCGCCCGGACCAACGACGACCGACCACGGCGCAGGACGCCCGCCAGCAGTTGGGTGTGCTGGTGCCGGTCTACCTGGACGGCGGAGAGAGCGACGGGCGAGTTTCAACGATCGTGGACGCGACGGGGCCCTCGCTCGTCGTCCATCGCGAGGGCGTGATCGCCGGGCACGACATCCACCTGGTCGCAGCCGGCGAGTTGCCGTGGGGTGAGCGGCCAGCGCCGCCCCCATCGGTCATCGACTCCGAGGACTCGGCCACGGACTCGGACTCGGCCTCGGAAGAGGGCCCGGCCGACGGCGCGGACGCACGCTCTCCCGCAGGGGACGCGTCAGACCACGTAGGAGACGCGCCGACGGACTCGGTCTGA
- a CDS encoding N5-glutamine methyltransferase family protein, with translation MGVPTPDVDARWLVEAFGDDPQALEAAVARREAREPLQLILGTAAFRYLEIEVRPGVFVPRPETEVLAGLALDRLSAGATAIEPCTGTGAIACSLASEGEPSRVLATDADPAAVELARHNARSWPTVEVHHANLFAGLDTALLGAVDVVVCNPPYLDPSQVAVAEPEVRNHDPWNALVGGESGWEVIADLVAAAPYWLRPGGWVLIEDDPSRVTQTVQALEHHVGPASIEADLTGRPRFAVARRR, from the coding sequence GTGGGCGTTCCAACCCCCGATGTCGACGCCCGGTGGCTCGTCGAGGCCTTCGGGGACGACCCGCAGGCGCTGGAGGCGGCGGTGGCTCGGCGGGAGGCCCGCGAACCCCTCCAGCTCATCCTGGGGACTGCTGCCTTCCGGTACCTCGAGATCGAGGTGCGCCCCGGCGTCTTCGTCCCTCGCCCGGAGACCGAGGTCCTGGCCGGACTCGCACTGGACCGCCTCTCAGCGGGAGCGACGGCGATCGAGCCGTGTACCGGGACCGGCGCGATCGCCTGCTCGTTGGCGTCGGAGGGCGAGCCGTCACGAGTCCTCGCAACCGACGCCGATCCAGCCGCCGTCGAACTGGCCCGACACAACGCGCGAAGCTGGCCCACGGTGGAGGTCCATCACGCCAACCTCTTCGCCGGGCTCGACACCGCGCTGCTGGGTGCCGTGGACGTGGTGGTGTGCAACCCGCCCTACCTGGATCCGTCGCAGGTGGCCGTCGCCGAGCCGGAGGTGCGGAACCACGATCCGTGGAATGCGCTGGTCGGCGGCGAGTCCGGCTGGGAGGTGATCGCCGATCTGGTGGCAGCCGCGCCCTACTGGCTGCGGCCCGGTGGCTGGGTCCTGATCGAGGACGATCCGTCACGCGTGACCCAGACCGTCCAGGCCCTCGAGCATCACGTGGGCCCGGCCTCCATCGAAGCGGATCTGACCGGCCGGCCCCGCTTCGCCGTCGCACGCCGACGCTGA
- the wrbA gene encoding NAD(P)H:quinone oxidoreductase, which produces MARIGIIFHSMYGSTYDLAQKIADGIGEAGGTAELRRVPRLMSDEQLEAAGALQAQQSMASITEATVDELPEFDGIIFGSPTRFGNRTSQLSSFLDQTGSLWAEGKLVGKPAGFFTGASTIHGGFESTIMTMSTYAFHQGMVIVPMGYSDPATQVTRTGGGPYGPSHWSPQEGKDGLDEHEITIATVYGSRFAEIAAKLAA; this is translated from the coding sequence ATGGCACGCATCGGCATCATCTTCCACTCCATGTACGGCAGCACGTATGACCTTGCCCAGAAGATCGCGGACGGGATCGGTGAGGCCGGGGGCACGGCTGAGCTCCGTCGGGTCCCACGGCTCATGAGTGACGAGCAGCTCGAGGCAGCCGGTGCGCTTCAGGCGCAGCAGTCCATGGCCTCCATCACCGAGGCGACCGTGGACGAGCTGCCCGAGTTCGACGGCATCATCTTCGGGTCCCCGACCCGCTTCGGGAACCGGACCTCCCAGCTCTCGTCCTTCCTCGATCAGACCGGAAGCCTGTGGGCTGAGGGCAAGCTGGTCGGCAAGCCAGCCGGGTTCTTCACCGGGGCCTCGACCATCCACGGCGGCTTCGAGTCGACGATCATGACCATGTCGACCTACGCCTTCCACCAGGGGATGGTCATCGTGCCGATGGGGTACTCCGACCCCGCGACCCAGGTCACGCGCACCGGCGGTGGACCGTACGGGCCCAGCCACTGGTCGCCCCAGGAGGGCAAGGACGGCCTGGACGAGCACGAGATCACGATCGCCACGGTCTACGGCTCCCGCTTCGCCGAGATCGCCGCCAAGTTGGCCGCCTGA
- the prfA gene encoding peptide chain release factor 1, whose translation MIDDAMRNRLEDLVATHAELELDMANPEVLADQERYTATAKRHAELAEVVVAFDEYSTLLENAAAAEELAEMAGPDDEAMFRDEAREGREKAERMEDRLQVLLLPKDPLDDKNVILEIRAGAGGDEAGLFAAELERMYVRYAEGRRWSVNRLSVSDTGIGGIKEVTFEVNGSGAYSVLKHESGVHRVQRIPATESGGRIHTSTASVAVMPEAEDVDVQVDPNDLKIDVYRSSGPGGQSVNTTDSAVRITHAPTGLVVSMQDEKSQLQNKEKALRVLKSRLLQAERDRVAAERADARASQIGTGDRSEKIRTYNFPQSRVTDHRINFTTHDLDGVMGGDLSELLEALIGQEQRQKLQALTQD comes from the coding sequence ATGATCGATGACGCCATGCGCAACCGGCTCGAGGACCTGGTTGCCACCCACGCCGAGCTCGAGCTGGACATGGCCAACCCCGAGGTCCTGGCCGATCAGGAGCGCTACACCGCCACGGCGAAGCGCCACGCCGAACTGGCCGAGGTCGTCGTGGCCTTCGATGAGTACTCGACGCTGCTCGAGAACGCGGCAGCTGCGGAGGAGTTGGCCGAGATGGCCGGCCCCGACGACGAGGCGATGTTCCGGGATGAGGCCCGCGAGGGACGCGAGAAGGCGGAGCGGATGGAGGACCGACTGCAGGTCCTGCTCCTCCCCAAGGATCCACTGGACGACAAGAACGTGATCCTCGAGATCCGCGCGGGGGCCGGAGGGGACGAAGCCGGGCTGTTCGCCGCCGAGCTGGAACGGATGTACGTGCGCTACGCGGAGGGCCGGCGCTGGTCGGTCAACCGGCTGAGCGTCTCCGACACCGGCATCGGCGGGATCAAGGAGGTCACGTTCGAGGTCAACGGCTCCGGTGCCTACTCGGTGCTCAAGCACGAGTCCGGCGTCCACCGCGTACAGCGCATCCCGGCGACGGAGTCGGGCGGCCGAATCCACACCTCGACCGCCTCGGTCGCGGTGATGCCGGAGGCCGAGGACGTCGACGTCCAGGTCGATCCCAACGACTTGAAGATCGACGTGTACCGCTCGTCCGGTCCGGGTGGGCAGTCGGTGAACACCACCGACTCGGCAGTCCGGATCACCCACGCCCCCACCGGGCTGGTCGTATCGATGCAGGACGAGAAGTCCCAGCTGCAGAACAAGGAGAAGGCGCTGCGGGTGCTGAAGTCCCGGCTCTTGCAGGCCGAGCGGGACCGCGTCGCCGCCGAGCGCGCGGACGCCCGAGCGTCACAGATCGGGACCGGAGACCGCTCGGAGAAGATCCGGACCTACAACTTCCCGCAGTCCCGGGTGACCGACCACCGGATCAACTTCACCACCCACGACCTCGACGGCGTGATGGGCGGGGACCTGTCGGAGCTGCTGGAGGCGCTCATCGGTCAGGAGCAACGCCAGAAGCTGCAGGCCTTGACCCAGGACTGA
- a CDS encoding DUF1385 domain-containing protein encodes MSADTEDHAPHFYGGQAVLEGVMMRGRNTWAVAVRRPDGVIYLERHQVSDFPKRNPIWTKPMLRGMWGLVDALTIGTRALTISANAAVEDEEQLSKGEMGGSLLVALVAFIGIFIVLPNLGLAAIEDSLGGGDTVRFHLVEGLVRLVIFMAYLLAISMLADIKRVFRYHGGEHKTIMAWEHGEDLRAPDIQPYSTKHPRCGTNFLLIVMFLAIVIYTTAGIIVPSPDGENFLAFLGYQVGLRVVLLPVVAGLAYEVLRLGADQSNPFLKWLAVPGLWLQKITTKEPDDEMVEVAIRAFEAVVPSGDLDGRTTDLPSPIEWGADTAAEAVGLPKPVAAPESEADPGSAIT; translated from the coding sequence GTGAGCGCCGACACCGAGGACCACGCACCACACTTCTACGGCGGGCAGGCCGTCCTGGAGGGTGTGATGATGCGGGGCCGCAACACCTGGGCGGTGGCGGTCCGGCGGCCTGACGGCGTGATCTACCTGGAGCGTCACCAGGTCAGCGACTTCCCCAAGCGGAATCCGATCTGGACCAAGCCCATGCTGCGAGGCATGTGGGGACTGGTCGACGCGCTGACCATCGGCACCCGTGCGCTGACGATCTCGGCCAACGCTGCCGTCGAGGACGAGGAGCAGCTCTCCAAGGGTGAGATGGGCGGCAGCTTGTTGGTGGCCCTGGTGGCCTTCATCGGCATCTTCATCGTCCTGCCGAACCTGGGCCTGGCGGCCATCGAGGACTCCCTGGGCGGCGGGGACACCGTGCGCTTCCACCTGGTCGAGGGGCTGGTCCGGCTGGTCATCTTCATGGCCTATCTGCTGGCCATCTCGATGCTGGCCGACATCAAGCGGGTGTTTCGGTACCACGGCGGCGAGCACAAGACGATCATGGCCTGGGAGCACGGCGAAGACCTCCGCGCACCCGACATCCAGCCCTACTCCACCAAGCACCCACGGTGCGGGACGAACTTCCTCCTCATCGTGATGTTCCTGGCGATCGTGATCTACACCACGGCGGGGATCATCGTGCCCTCACCGGATGGCGAGAACTTCCTGGCCTTCCTCGGCTATCAGGTCGGCCTGCGCGTCGTGCTCCTGCCGGTCGTCGCTGGGCTGGCCTACGAGGTCCTCCGGCTGGGTGCCGACCAGTCCAATCCGTTCCTCAAGTGGCTCGCGGTCCCGGGACTGTGGCTCCAGAAGATCACCACCAAGGAGCCTGACGACGAGATGGTGGAGGTGGCCATTCGGGCCTTCGAGGCCGTCGTCCCGAGCGGTGATCTGGACGGTCGGACGACGGATCTTCCCTCGCCCATCGAGTGGGGGGCGGACACCGCCGCGGAGGCGGTCGGCCTTCCCAAGCCCGTTGCCGCACCGGAGTCGGAGGCGGATCCGGGATCAGCGATCACATGA
- the rho gene encoding transcription termination factor Rho, which translates to MDRSVLERKSVAELRDIASALQLTGVGKLRKAELVDAIISNAEQSGEQSDDHESDDSKADDSKADDSQADDNQANESKADDSEADDEDERDDGDSRTRRRRTRSRERSGGGQDADAKGSSDTGGDGSGGGNTGRNQGRDSGGRDSGGRDSGGRDSSGGDNSGDDGRNRGRGGKSGNTSGRGRKDDDAGEVRAGVLDILPEGYGFLRTTGYLPGERDVYVSQGQIRKQRLRRGDVVQGPIRQQRSNEKVPALHHVEKVNLEELEDNRVADRPDFDQIPLAPLTADIDLGDANSINARLIDLVAPQADGQRTVVTVPPEADGAAFLIELAGALSQARPDSHLMLVSIDCRPEAVRAAAELVDGEVIASTFDQSAEDHTQIAELAIERAKRLVELGHDVIVLLDSISRLSRAYGVASGTGGRSVAPDIEAAALYPSKQLVAAARATDDDGSLTLIGTLLTDTGSVYDEVVQREFIRVANSVVTLDRQLAANGAAGIVSVVDSSTYAAATAKPMERTDAVSAIRESISRAGSTEATMVVVDRLQGTNSTEAFLSDVQATPLALPGGDGA; encoded by the coding sequence ATGGACCGCAGCGTCTTGGAACGCAAGTCCGTCGCCGAACTGCGCGACATCGCCTCAGCCCTGCAGCTGACCGGAGTCGGCAAGCTGCGCAAGGCCGAACTCGTCGACGCGATCATCAGCAACGCCGAGCAGTCCGGCGAGCAATCTGATGACCACGAGTCCGATGACAGCAAGGCCGACGACAGCAAGGCCGACGACAGCCAGGCCGACGACAACCAGGCAAACGAGAGCAAGGCCGACGACAGCGAGGCCGACGACGAGGACGAGCGGGACGACGGCGACAGCCGAACCCGCCGGCGTCGCACCCGCAGCCGTGAGCGGTCGGGCGGTGGGCAGGACGCCGACGCCAAAGGGTCGAGCGACACCGGTGGCGACGGCTCCGGCGGCGGCAACACGGGCCGCAACCAGGGTCGTGACTCAGGCGGTCGTGACTCGGGCGGACGTGACTCAGGCGGTCGTGATTCGAGCGGAGGCGACAACTCCGGCGACGATGGCCGCAACCGAGGCCGTGGTGGCAAGAGTGGCAACACCAGCGGCCGCGGCAGGAAGGACGACGATGCCGGGGAGGTTCGCGCAGGCGTCCTCGACATCCTGCCGGAGGGGTATGGGTTCCTCCGGACCACGGGATACCTCCCTGGGGAGCGTGACGTCTACGTCAGCCAGGGCCAGATCCGCAAGCAGCGCCTCCGCCGCGGCGATGTCGTCCAGGGTCCCATCCGACAGCAGCGGAGCAACGAGAAGGTTCCGGCCCTGCACCACGTCGAGAAGGTCAATCTCGAGGAACTCGAGGACAATCGAGTCGCCGATCGCCCCGACTTCGACCAGATCCCACTCGCGCCGCTGACCGCCGACATCGACCTGGGAGACGCCAACTCGATCAATGCCCGGCTGATCGACCTGGTCGCCCCGCAGGCAGACGGCCAGCGCACCGTCGTCACCGTCCCACCGGAGGCCGACGGGGCCGCCTTCCTCATCGAGCTGGCCGGGGCGCTCAGCCAGGCTCGACCAGACAGCCACCTGATGCTGGTCAGCATCGACTGCCGCCCCGAGGCCGTTCGTGCCGCTGCCGAACTGGTGGACGGCGAGGTCATCGCCTCCACCTTCGACCAGTCGGCCGAGGACCACACCCAGATCGCCGAGCTGGCCATCGAGCGAGCGAAGCGACTGGTCGAGCTCGGCCACGACGTGATCGTGCTGCTGGACTCGATCTCACGGCTCTCCCGCGCCTACGGCGTTGCGAGTGGGACAGGTGGTCGCTCGGTTGCTCCGGACATCGAGGCCGCGGCGCTCTATCCCTCCAAGCAGCTCGTGGCCGCCGCACGCGCGACGGATGACGATGGCTCCCTCACCCTCATCGGGACGCTGTTGACCGACACCGGCTCGGTCTACGACGAGGTCGTGCAGCGCGAGTTCATCCGGGTCGCCAACTCGGTTGTGACCCTCGACCGCCAGCTGGCCGCGAACGGGGCCGCGGGGATCGTCTCGGTGGTCGACTCCTCCACCTACGCTGCCGCGACCGCGAAGCCGATGGAGCGGACCGACGCCGTGAGCGCGATCCGGGAATCCATCTCGCGGGCCGGCTCGACAGAGGCCACCATGGTGGTCGTGGACCGACTGCAGGGAACCAACTCGACCGAGGCCTTCCTGTCCGACGTGCAGGCAACGCCGCTCGCGCTGCCCGGCGGTGATGGTGCGTGA